Proteins encoded within one genomic window of Ranitomeya variabilis isolate aRanVar5 chromosome 4, aRanVar5.hap1, whole genome shotgun sequence:
- the LOC143767273 gene encoding uncharacterized protein LOC143767273 isoform X1, whose amino-acid sequence MDRDRDKMAERILHLTLEILFRLTGEDYTLVKKTSSERCQAPLSEGWGRPLSPITGPPPHPLIHEDINDQKILELTYKMIELLTGEVSIRCQDVTVYFSTEEWEYVEGHKDLYKDVMMEVPQPLTSPVLSSEKTTPERCPRPLLPQDCKQEDPDVPQDNQSLFQGEDLPHIDTTETYVRGDERCKEEIPTDNHTGDFTRSTEGRLIFSDFSADNFHMTPDTYEEHVIIPDTPQDVIRKNLSPVSFQQVLVSASSKTNMQNKSHRRALDHETAHTGEKTFSCSDCGKSFTKKSHLDRHLLIHPGEKPFLCSECGKCFTHRSWLVQHQMVHTGEKPLPCSECGKGFTKKSHLDRHLLIHTGEKPFSCSECGKCFTQKSSLVRHQIVHTGQKPFSCSECGKCFTQKTCFVKHQRIHTGEKPFSCSECGKCFYQKTNLVAHLKTHTGDKPFSCSECGKRYSEKSTLSKHQRIHTGEKPFSCSECGKCFYQKTNLVAHLKTHTGDKPFSCSECGKRYSEKSTLSKHQRIHTGEKPFSCIECGKSFTQKSHFMMHQRTHTGETICFFRM is encoded by the exons atggatagggacagggacaagatggcggagaggatattacacctcaccctagagattctcttccggcttactggagag gattacacattagtgaagaagacctctagtgagcgctgtcaggcccctctgtctgagggatggggaagacccctgagcccaatcacggggcctccacctcaccccctgatacatgaggacatcaatgaccagaagatcctagaactcacctataagatgattgagctgctgactggagag gtttctataaggtgtcaggatgtcaccgtctatttctccacggaggagtgggagtatgtagaaggacacaaagatctgtacaaggatgtcatgatggaggttccccagcccctcacatcaccag ttttaTCCAGTGagaagacaacaccagagagatgtccccgtcctcttcttccacaggactgtaaacaagaagatcccgatGTTCCTCAGGACAATCAG tctttgtttcagggtgaagatctgccccatattgatactacagagacatatgtgaggggtgatgagcggtgtaaagaggagattcctacagataaccacacag GTGACTTTACCAGGAGCACTGAGGGACGTCTGATATTCTCAGATTTTTCAGCAGATAATTTTCATATGACACCCGATACTTATGAAGAACATGTCATTATACCAGATACACCTCAAGATGTTATCAGAAAAAATCTGTCACCTGTTTCTTTTCAACAGGTCCTTGTTTCTGCTTCATCAAAgacaaatatgcaaaacaaaagTCACAGAAGGGCTCTTGATCATGAAACAGCTCAcacaggggaaaaaacattttcatgttcagactgtGGGAAAAGTTTTACAAAGAAATCACATCTCGATAGACATCTGTTAATACacccaggggagaagccatttttatgttcagaatgtggaaaatgttttacacacaGATCATGGCTTGTACAACATCAGATGgtacacacaggggagaaaccacttccatgttcagaatgtgggaaaggttttacaaAGAAATCGCATCTTGACAGACATCTGCtaatacacacaggggagaagccattttcatgttcagaatgtggaaaatgttttacacagaaatcaagtcttgttagacatcagatagtacacacagggcagaagcccttttcatgttcagaatgtgggaaatgttttacacagaaaacatgttttgttaaacatcagagaattcacacaggggagaagccattttcatgttcagaatgtgggaaatgtttttatcagaaaacaaatcttgttgcacatctgaaaactcacacaggagataagccattttcatgttcagaatgtggcaaacgaTATAGTGAGAAATCCACCCTTtcaaaacatcagagaattcacacaggggagaagccattttcatgttcagaatgtgggaaatgtttttatcagaaaacaaatcttgttgcacatctgaaaactcacacaggagataagccattttcatgttcagaatgtggcaaacgaTATAGTGAGAAATCCACCCTTtcaaaacatcagagaattcacacaggggagaagccattttcttgtatAGAATGCGGGAAAAGTTTTACACAAAAATCGCATTTTATGatgcatcagagaactcacacgggaGAAACCATTTGCtttttcagaatgtga
- the LOC143767273 gene encoding uncharacterized protein LOC143767273 isoform X2, with amino-acid sequence MDRDRDKMAERILHLTLEILFRLTGEDYTLVKKTSSERCQAPLSEGWGRPLSPITGPPPHPLIHEDINDQKILELTYKMIELLTGEVSIRCQDVTVYFSTEEWEYVEGHKDLYKDVMMEVPQPLTSPVLSSEKTTPERCPRPLLPQDCKQEDPDVPQDNQGEDLPHIDTTETYVRGDERCKEEIPTDNHTGDFTRSTEGRLIFSDFSADNFHMTPDTYEEHVIIPDTPQDVIRKNLSPVSFQQVLVSASSKTNMQNKSHRRALDHETAHTGEKTFSCSDCGKSFTKKSHLDRHLLIHPGEKPFLCSECGKCFTHRSWLVQHQMVHTGEKPLPCSECGKGFTKKSHLDRHLLIHTGEKPFSCSECGKCFTQKSSLVRHQIVHTGQKPFSCSECGKCFTQKTCFVKHQRIHTGEKPFSCSECGKCFYQKTNLVAHLKTHTGDKPFSCSECGKRYSEKSTLSKHQRIHTGEKPFSCSECGKCFYQKTNLVAHLKTHTGDKPFSCSECGKRYSEKSTLSKHQRIHTGEKPFSCIECGKSFTQKSHFMMHQRTHTGETICFFRM; translated from the exons atggatagggacagggacaagatggcggagaggatattacacctcaccctagagattctcttccggcttactggagag gattacacattagtgaagaagacctctagtgagcgctgtcaggcccctctgtctgagggatggggaagacccctgagcccaatcacggggcctccacctcaccccctgatacatgaggacatcaatgaccagaagatcctagaactcacctataagatgattgagctgctgactggagag gtttctataaggtgtcaggatgtcaccgtctatttctccacggaggagtgggagtatgtagaaggacacaaagatctgtacaaggatgtcatgatggaggttccccagcccctcacatcaccag ttttaTCCAGTGagaagacaacaccagagagatgtccccgtcctcttcttccacaggactgtaaacaagaagatcccgatGTTCCTCAGGACAATCAG ggtgaagatctgccccatattgatactacagagacatatgtgaggggtgatgagcggtgtaaagaggagattcctacagataaccacacag GTGACTTTACCAGGAGCACTGAGGGACGTCTGATATTCTCAGATTTTTCAGCAGATAATTTTCATATGACACCCGATACTTATGAAGAACATGTCATTATACCAGATACACCTCAAGATGTTATCAGAAAAAATCTGTCACCTGTTTCTTTTCAACAGGTCCTTGTTTCTGCTTCATCAAAgacaaatatgcaaaacaaaagTCACAGAAGGGCTCTTGATCATGAAACAGCTCAcacaggggaaaaaacattttcatgttcagactgtGGGAAAAGTTTTACAAAGAAATCACATCTCGATAGACATCTGTTAATACacccaggggagaagccatttttatgttcagaatgtggaaaatgttttacacacaGATCATGGCTTGTACAACATCAGATGgtacacacaggggagaaaccacttccatgttcagaatgtgggaaaggttttacaaAGAAATCGCATCTTGACAGACATCTGCtaatacacacaggggagaagccattttcatgttcagaatgtggaaaatgttttacacagaaatcaagtcttgttagacatcagatagtacacacagggcagaagcccttttcatgttcagaatgtgggaaatgttttacacagaaaacatgttttgttaaacatcagagaattcacacaggggagaagccattttcatgttcagaatgtgggaaatgtttttatcagaaaacaaatcttgttgcacatctgaaaactcacacaggagataagccattttcatgttcagaatgtggcaaacgaTATAGTGAGAAATCCACCCTTtcaaaacatcagagaattcacacaggggagaagccattttcatgttcagaatgtgggaaatgtttttatcagaaaacaaatcttgttgcacatctgaaaactcacacaggagataagccattttcatgttcagaatgtggcaaacgaTATAGTGAGAAATCCACCCTTtcaaaacatcagagaattcacacaggggagaagccattttcttgtatAGAATGCGGGAAAAGTTTTACACAAAAATCGCATTTTATGatgcatcagagaactcacacgggaGAAACCATTTGCtttttcagaatgtga